GTGCGCGGCCGGGCTGCAGGGCTCCAACGTCGACGACGTGGCCAAGGAGGTCGCCATCTACCGGGCGCACAAGGCGGCGCCGGTCGTCGTCGCCACCGAGGGGGAGGCGAGGTTCTCCGCCGCCCTCCACGTCATCGCTGTGCCGGTGGTGCACCCGCGCCTGGCGTTCGTCCTCTCGGCGATGGTCGGCCACCTCTTCGGCTACGAGGCCGCCCTGGCCGTCGATGCCCAGGCCCGCCCGCTGCGCGAGGCGCGCGCCGCCATCGACGAGGCCGCCGCGGCGGGCCGCTCGGGTGAGGCCGCGCTGCGCGAGCTGCGCGAGCCGTTCGCGGCGGCTGCGGCCCGCTTCTTCGACGGGCTGCGCGCCGGGAGCTACGACGGGCACCTCGAGGCGTCCACCGCCGTCCGGCTGGCGTCGACGTGGCGCTTCGCCCTCGAGATGGTGCCGCTCGAGGCCTACCAGGTGGAGCACGGCAAGGTCGGCACGCCCGGCGTGGTGCTCGAGGACCTCGCCATCGCCCTGAGCCGGGCCATCGACGAGCTGACCCGCCCCATCGACGCCATCAAGCACCAGGCCAAGACGGTGACGGTGGGCATCTCGCGCAGCGACGAGACGCTGCTGCAGGTCCCGCTGGTGCGCGAGGTCCTGGCCGCGGGGGCCGCTCGTGACCGGCTCACCTACTCGACGCTACGCACCCTGAGCGCCCTCGGCCCGATGGTGGCCGAGGTGCGGGGGTACACCCGCTATGCGATCGAGGGCCGGGTGGAGGTGGGCGACGTGGCCGACGAGGCCACCGTCGTGGTGGTCGATCGGGGCGGCATCGGCCGAGACCTGCGCAGCCGCACGGAGCACGACCCGCGTCTGCGGGGCACGAAGCGCTGGGTGGCCGTCGAGCGGACGGTGCTGGTGGCCCGGGGCCGCAGCGACGGCCGCACCGTGATCATCGTGCCCGAGGTGAAGGACGGTCAGCCCACCGGTCTGGCCCTCCTCCACGTCGACCTGCGTGACGACCTCTCGCTCCCGGCCCTGCGGGCGGTGCTGCTCGGCTACCGCAACCGGTACGCAGCGATCAAGAACGCGGTCACCGAGACCGAGCCCGTCTTCCGCGACGACCTGCTCACCACGGTCGACGTCGTCGACCTCATGACCGAGCCGGTCAACGACCTGGCGGATCGCTGGCGCTCGTGATCGTCGGCCTCGGCGTCGACGTCGTCGACCTCGAGCGCTTCGGGGCCGTGCTGGCGCGCCGCCCCGGGGTGGCCGAGCGCCTCTTCACCGACGCCGAACGGGCCTACGCCGAACAGGGCCGGGACCCGGTCGAGCGGCTCGCCGTCCGCTTCGCCGCCAAGGAGGCGGCCCTCAAGGCGCTCGGGGTGGGCATCGGTCCGGCCGGGTGGCACGACGTGGAGGTGGTCCGTGGCGACGCCGGTCGACCGTCGCTGGTCCTGCGGGGCGGGGCCGCCGAGCGGGCCGAGGCGCTGGGGGTGACCGCGGTCGAGGTGACGCTCACCCACGGCGATCTCGTCGCCGCGGCGGTTGTCGTCGCTGAGCGGGCACCCGACCCCGGCCGTGGCGTCCCCGGTCCGGGGGCCGCGGCGGGGCGACCCCCCGCGCCGGTCGACCTCGGCGTGGGCCTGCCCACCGCGGGTGGACTGGTCCCGATCGTCACCCCCGCGGAGATGGGGGCCGTCGACGCCGCGGCCCCCGAGCCCGTCGACGTGCTCATCGGTCGGGCGGGGGGGGCGGTGGCGAGGGCGGCGATCTCGATGATGGGCGGCGGCTACGGACGCCGCGTGGTGATCCTCGAGGGGAAGGGCAACAACGGCAACGACGGCCGCGAGGCCGCTCGTCGGTTGCGCCGTCTGGGGGTCCGGGTCGTCGAGCTCGACGTCGCCGAGGCGCCGGCGCAGCTCCCGCCCGCCGACCTCGTCGTCGACGCCGCCTTCGGCACGGGGTTCCGAGGCGAGTTCGCAGCCCCCACCGTCGACCCCGACACCCCCGTCCTCGCCGTCGACATCCCCTCCGGCGTCGACGGGCTCACGGGGGAGCCGAGCGAGCGGGTGCTCGCCGCCACGGCCACGGTGACCTTCGCGGCGTTGAAGCCCGGCCTCGTCGTCGCTCCCGGGGTCGACCTCGCCGGGCAGGTGGTCGTCGCCGACATCGGGCTCGACGTCAGCGGCGCCACCGCCCACCTGGTCGGGGGGGCGGCCGTGGCCGGCTGGCTGGCCGACACGGTCCCCGCGGCGCACAAGTGGCGCAGCGCCGTGTGGATCGTCGCCGGCAGTCCCGGCATGAGCGGCGCCGCCGCCCTGTGCGCAGCGGCCGCCGCCCGCAGCGGCGCCGGCTACGTACGGCTCAGCACCCCGGGCGGCCTGCCGCGGGGAGCCCCGGTGGAGGCGGTGCTCACCGATCTGCCCGGGGAGGGGTGGGCCTCGGCGGTCGTCGGCGACCTCGACCGCTTCCGGGCTCTGGTGGTCGGCAACGGCCTCGGTACGGCGGCGGGCACGATCGACGAGGTGCGCCGGCTGGTGGCCGCGGCCGCCGAGCGGGGGCTGCCGACCGTCGTCGACGCCGACGGGATCACCGCGCTCGGCCGTGACGCGGCGGGTGTCGTCGGGCCGACCACCGTCCTGACCCCCCACGACGGCGAGTTCGCCCGGTTGGCCGGGGCGCCACCGGGCCCGGACCGGGTCGAGGCCGCCCGGCGTCTCGCCTCCGACGTCGGCGCGGTCGTGCTGCTCAAGGGTCGGGCGACGGTGGTGGCTGCCCCGGACGGCGAGGTGCTGGTGAGCACCACGGGCGACCGCCGACTCGCCACCGCCGGTACCGGTGACGTGCTCGCCGGGGTCATCGGCGCCTTGTTGGCCCAGGGCCTCCCACCGCTGCGCGCCGCGGCGGCCGGAGCGTTCCTGCACGGCAGGGCGGGCGCCCTAGGCTGGCCGAGGGGCCTGGTGGCCGGGGACCTCCCGGGTGCCGTGCCCGCCGCCCTCGCCGAGGTCACGGCGCTGGGGACCTGATCCGGCTCACCGTCGAAGAGGACCGATGCTTCGAGACAAGCCCGTACGTGACGTGATGGTCACCGACGTCCTGAGCTTCACCGCGGACGAGAACGTGCGCGACGCCATGCGGGACCTC
This Acidimicrobiales bacterium DNA region includes the following protein-coding sequences:
- a CDS encoding NAD(P)H-hydrate dehydratase, coding for MIVGLGVDVVDLERFGAVLARRPGVAERLFTDAERAYAEQGRDPVERLAVRFAAKEAALKALGVGIGPAGWHDVEVVRGDAGRPSLVLRGGAAERAEALGVTAVEVTLTHGDLVAAAVVVAERAPDPGRGVPGPGAAAGRPPAPVDLGVGLPTAGGLVPIVTPAEMGAVDAAAPEPVDVLIGRAGGAVARAAISMMGGGYGRRVVILEGKGNNGNDGREAARRLRRLGVRVVELDVAEAPAQLPPADLVVDAAFGTGFRGEFAAPTVDPDTPVLAVDIPSGVDGLTGEPSERVLAATATVTFAALKPGLVVAPGVDLAGQVVVADIGLDVSGATAHLVGGAAVAGWLADTVPAAHKWRSAVWIVAGSPGMSGAAALCAAAAARSGAGYVRLSTPGGLPRGAPVEAVLTDLPGEGWASAVVGDLDRFRALVVGNGLGTAAGTIDEVRRLVAAAAERGLPTVVDADGITALGRDAAGVVGPTTVLTPHDGEFARLAGAPPGPDRVEAARRLASDVGAVVLLKGRATVVAAPDGEVLVSTTGDRRLATAGTGDVLAGVIGALLAQGLPPLRAAAAGAFLHGRAGALGWPRGLVAGDLPGAVPAALAEVTALGT